A window of the Azospirillum formosense genome harbors these coding sequences:
- a CDS encoding siderophore ABC transporter substrate-binding protein, translated as MTAAVVGLAALAPIPGYAQDMTVRHAQGETRLPAKLDPVLVFDMTSLDTLDALGVAIAGVPTGLKPKHLAKYDGPSYAKIGTLFEPDYEAVNAAEPGLIIAGGRSAPKYAELSRIAPTLDMTTDQNDFLNSAIANAETLGRVFGKTALVKQKVDRLRASIAELKAVAGNAGKGLLILTTGGKMSAYGPGSRFGILHSEFGVQPAAPDLKVANHGQAISFEFILETNPDWLFVIDRDAAIGQDGTPARRFLDNDIVRRTTAWRKNQVVYLDGGNWYLVGGGLQALQQDVDNLLAALSRKS; from the coding sequence ATGACCGCCGCCGTGGTCGGCCTGGCCGCCCTGGCGCCCATCCCAGGTTACGCCCAGGACATGACGGTGCGGCACGCGCAGGGCGAGACCCGGCTTCCCGCCAAGCTCGACCCCGTCCTGGTCTTCGACATGACCTCACTGGACACGCTGGACGCGCTGGGCGTCGCGATCGCCGGGGTGCCCACCGGGCTGAAGCCGAAGCATCTCGCCAAGTATGACGGGCCGTCCTACGCGAAGATCGGCACGCTGTTCGAGCCGGACTACGAGGCGGTGAACGCCGCCGAGCCCGGCCTGATCATCGCCGGGGGCCGCTCCGCCCCGAAATACGCCGAGCTGTCGCGCATCGCGCCGACGCTCGACATGACGACCGACCAGAACGACTTCCTGAACAGCGCCATCGCCAACGCCGAGACGCTGGGCCGCGTCTTCGGCAAGACCGCGCTGGTCAAGCAGAAGGTGGACCGGCTGCGCGCCTCCATCGCCGAGCTGAAGGCGGTGGCGGGCAACGCCGGCAAGGGCCTGCTGATCCTGACCACCGGCGGCAAGATGAGCGCCTACGGGCCGGGATCGCGCTTCGGCATCCTGCACTCGGAATTCGGCGTCCAGCCGGCCGCCCCCGACCTGAAGGTCGCCAACCACGGGCAGGCCATCTCCTTCGAATTCATCCTGGAGACCAACCCGGACTGGCTGTTCGTGATCGACCGCGACGCCGCCATCGGGCAGGACGGCACCCCGGCCCGACGGTTCCTCGACAACGACATCGTCCGCCGCACCACCGCCTGGCGGAAGAACCAGGTCGTCTATCTGGACGGCGGCAACTGGTACCTCGTCGGCGGCGGGCTGCAGGCGCTCCAGCAGGACGTGGACAATCTCCTGGCGGCGCTGTCCAGGAAGTCCTGA
- a CDS encoding PadR family transcriptional regulator: MRRHHPGPRGDGPHGGPHGEGPRHGAGRHAAEGGWGHERRGGRGGRRGVFEASELRLVLLKLIADEPRHGYDLIRAVEELTGGGYVPSPGVIYPTLSLLEEMGHIAKADAEGARKPFAVTPDGTAQLAQDADTVAALFTRLAALATRREHTDGAPIRRAMENLKAVLMHRLGREGVDADTVHAAVSIIDEAAQRIERLP, encoded by the coding sequence ATGCGCCGCCATCATCCCGGCCCGCGCGGCGATGGGCCCCATGGCGGCCCTCATGGTGAAGGTCCCCGTCATGGCGCCGGCCGTCACGCCGCGGAGGGCGGCTGGGGCCACGAGCGCCGCGGCGGCCGCGGCGGCCGCCGCGGCGTCTTCGAGGCGTCGGAACTGCGGCTGGTCCTTCTGAAGCTGATCGCCGACGAGCCGCGGCACGGCTACGACCTGATCCGCGCCGTCGAGGAGCTGACCGGCGGCGGCTATGTGCCGAGCCCCGGCGTGATCTACCCGACCCTGTCGCTGCTGGAGGAGATGGGCCACATCGCCAAGGCCGACGCCGAGGGCGCGCGCAAGCCCTTCGCCGTGACCCCGGACGGCACCGCCCAGCTCGCCCAGGACGCGGACACCGTCGCGGCGCTGTTCACCCGCCTCGCCGCCCTGGCGACCCGGCGCGAGCACACCGACGGCGCCCCGATCCGCCGCGCCATGGAGAATCTGAAGGCCGTGCTGATGCACCGGCTGGGGCGCGAGGGCGTCGATGCGGACACGGTGCACGCCGCCGTCTCGATCATCGACGAGGCGGCCCAGCGCATCGAACGTCTTCCCTGA
- a CDS encoding Fe2+-dependent dioxygenase, with product MLLQIPDVLTADEVAHCRAVLEASPWVDGRVTAGSQAVLAKNNLQIPEESDTARELGVVILKALGRNPAFNSAALPLRVLPPMFNRYDLDMTYGNHVDNAIRAIPGTGGMRLRADVSTTIFLSDPGEYDGGDLVVEDTYGTKGVKLPAGHAVVYPSSSLHRVTPVTRGSRWASFLFTQSLVKDDGLRAMLYDLDVAIIDLRRELGDQHPSVLALVNHYHNLLRRWAEV from the coding sequence GTGCTTCTGCAAATCCCCGACGTTCTGACCGCCGACGAGGTCGCCCACTGCCGCGCGGTGCTGGAGGCGTCGCCCTGGGTCGACGGCCGCGTCACCGCGGGCTCCCAGGCGGTGCTGGCCAAGAACAACCTGCAGATTCCGGAGGAGAGCGACACCGCCCGCGAACTGGGCGTAGTCATCCTGAAGGCGCTGGGCCGCAACCCGGCCTTCAACTCCGCGGCCCTGCCGCTGCGCGTCCTGCCGCCCATGTTCAACCGCTACGACCTGGACATGACCTACGGCAACCATGTGGACAACGCCATCCGGGCCATTCCGGGCACCGGCGGCATGCGCCTGCGGGCCGACGTCTCCACCACGATCTTCCTCAGCGATCCCGGCGAGTATGACGGCGGCGATCTCGTCGTCGAGGACACCTACGGCACCAAGGGCGTGAAGCTGCCGGCGGGGCACGCGGTGGTCTACCCGTCCAGCAGCCTGCACCGGGTGACCCCGGTGACGCGAGGCTCGCGCTGGGCGTCCTTCCTCTTCACGCAGTCGCTGGTCAAGGACGACGGGCTGCGGGCGATGCTCTACGACCTCGACGTCGCGATCATCGACCTGCGCCGGGAGCTGGGCGACCAGCACCCGTCCGTGCTGGCCCTGGTCAACCACTACCACAACCTTCTGCGGCGCTGGGCGGAGGTGTGA
- a CDS encoding alpha-hydroxy acid oxidase — protein MSIPADTVSLSDYERHFTARVDAATRAYIAGTGADGITRQANRDAYDRMRLMPRALRDLSGASAAATLFGQAMPYPILIAPMALHRLVHRDGERATAQAAGLTGTWMTVSTQSSVTLEEVAAAAGGPLWFQLYTQPRPEDTLTLVRRAEAAGYRALVLTVDAPVSGLRNIEQRAGFRLPDGIAPVNLAGLAPDPFTPSRPGSPVFQGMLHAAATWDTVRRLCAETRLPVLLKGIMNPDDVDPAIEAGAAGIIVSNHGGRTLDTLPAVAEVLPLVAARAAGRLPILADGGIRRGTDVLKALALGADAVLVGQPVLHALAVGGMAGVAHMLTILQTELEVAMALSGRARLAEIDRSVIFDPPRF, from the coding sequence ATGAGCATTCCCGCCGACACCGTCTCGCTCTCCGACTACGAGCGCCACTTCACCGCCCGCGTCGACGCGGCGACCCGCGCCTACATCGCGGGGACCGGAGCGGACGGCATCACCCGGCAGGCCAACCGCGACGCCTACGACCGGATGCGCCTGATGCCGCGGGCGCTGCGCGACCTGTCGGGGGCCAGCGCGGCGGCGACCCTGTTCGGGCAGGCGATGCCCTATCCCATCCTGATCGCGCCCATGGCCTTACACCGGCTGGTCCACCGCGACGGGGAGCGGGCGACCGCGCAGGCGGCGGGCCTCACCGGCACCTGGATGACCGTCAGCACCCAGTCCAGCGTGACGCTGGAGGAGGTCGCGGCGGCGGCCGGCGGACCGCTGTGGTTCCAGCTCTACACCCAGCCGCGCCCGGAGGACACGCTCACCCTGGTGCGGCGGGCGGAGGCCGCGGGCTACCGCGCGCTGGTGCTGACGGTGGACGCGCCGGTCAGCGGTCTGCGCAACATCGAGCAGCGCGCCGGTTTCCGCCTGCCGGACGGCATCGCGCCGGTCAATCTGGCCGGGCTGGCGCCGGACCCTTTCACCCCGTCGCGCCCCGGCAGCCCGGTCTTCCAGGGCATGCTGCACGCCGCCGCCACCTGGGACACGGTGCGCCGGCTGTGCGCCGAGACGCGGCTGCCGGTGCTGCTGAAGGGGATCATGAACCCCGACGACGTGGACCCCGCCATCGAGGCCGGGGCGGCGGGAATCATCGTGTCGAACCATGGCGGGCGGACGCTCGACACGCTGCCCGCCGTGGCCGAGGTGCTGCCGCTGGTCGCCGCCCGCGCGGCGGGCCGCCTGCCCATCCTGGCGGATGGCGGCATCCGGCGCGGCACCGACGTCCTGAAGGCCCTGGCGCTGGGCGCCGACGCGGTGCTGGTGGGCCAGCCGGTGCTGCACGCCCTGGCGGTCGGCGGCATGGCGGGGGTGGCCCACATGCTGACCATCCTGCAGACCGAGCTGGAGGTCGCCATGGCGCTGAGCGGACGGGCGCGGCTGGCCGAGATCGACCGTTCGGTGATCTTCGACCCGCCGCGCTTTTGA
- a CDS encoding sel1 repeat family protein: MAQAMGDGAAAARSTGGPDIIDVQLALGQQCLDRGGAERARAVEWFRIAARSGDARAVNMLGRCHEHGWGVPADPVQAAAYYRRAAELGDAWALFNLADLHCRGLGVAADDAEAYRLYAAAARRGNVKALNMLGLFHEAGRAVAEDGAGARRLFQAAAEGGDCWGRFNHARLLLQDGRVEEALAWFARALETGFPDFYRGMAAALAGQPDPRLRALAQRAGELAESRSS; encoded by the coding sequence ATGGCCCAAGCCATGGGGGACGGCGCAGCCGCCGCCCGTTCGACGGGCGGGCCGGACATCATCGACGTGCAGCTCGCCCTGGGGCAGCAATGCCTCGACCGCGGCGGGGCCGAGCGGGCGCGGGCGGTGGAGTGGTTCCGCATCGCCGCCCGCAGCGGCGACGCCCGCGCCGTCAACATGCTGGGCCGCTGCCACGAGCACGGTTGGGGCGTGCCCGCCGATCCCGTCCAGGCCGCCGCTTACTACCGCCGGGCCGCCGAGCTGGGCGATGCGTGGGCGCTGTTCAATCTGGCCGACCTGCATTGCCGGGGCCTGGGCGTTGCGGCGGACGACGCCGAGGCCTACCGCCTCTACGCCGCCGCCGCCCGCCGCGGCAACGTGAAGGCGCTGAACATGCTGGGCCTGTTCCACGAGGCCGGGCGCGCGGTGGCGGAGGACGGGGCGGGTGCCCGCCGGCTCTTCCAGGCCGCCGCGGAGGGCGGGGATTGCTGGGGCCGTTTCAACCACGCCCGGCTGCTGCTCCAGGACGGGCGGGTGGAGGAGGCGCTGGCGTGGTTCGCGCGGGCGCTGGAAACCGGCTTTCCCGACTTTTACCGCGGCATGGCCGCCGCCCTGGCCGGCCAGCCCGACCCGCGGCTGAGGGCGCTGGCGCAAAGGGCGGGCGAGCTGGCGGAGAGCCGTTCTTCATAG
- a CDS encoding DUF2218 domain-containing protein, producing the protein MRHASSVRVPTPNGSRYLQQLCKHWAHNLTVEYTPEAGSVVFPRDARGADWPGDATLTLQARPDALDCRLDASSAEHLTALKGALERHLDRFAFREVPLAYPWQDEAA; encoded by the coding sequence ATGAGACACGCCAGCAGCGTCCGCGTCCCGACCCCGAACGGCAGCCGCTATCTCCAGCAGCTCTGCAAGCACTGGGCGCACAATCTGACGGTGGAGTACACGCCGGAGGCGGGGAGCGTCGTCTTTCCGCGCGACGCCCGCGGCGCCGATTGGCCGGGCGACGCCACCCTGACGCTCCAGGCCCGGCCGGACGCGCTGGACTGCCGGCTGGACGCCAGTTCCGCCGAGCATCTGACCGCCCTCAAGGGCGCGCTGGAGCGCCACCTCGACCGCTTCGCCTTCCGCGAGGTTCCGCTGGCCTACCCCTGGCAGGACGAGGCGGCCTGA
- a CDS encoding iron chelate uptake ABC transporter family permease subunit — MPADRRVLSPMVVLGGLSALTLLSIALFMTLGARGKWDFILAFRGTKVAAMVLVGYAVAVSTVLFQTITNNRILTPSVMGFDHLFRLIQTALVFQFGSGLVASLDPRLRFGVEVASMVVFSGLLYWWLFNGAGRGDNRRSLHLLLLVGIVFGVLFRSVTNFLQRVIDPNAFLTVQDRLFANFNRVDVELLAVSALVVLAVSLAGWRWMRTYDVLALGRDAAINLGVDHRRAVMGVLVMVSILVSVSTALVGPVTFFGLLVANLAYLVIRSHRHALILPAAVLLAVLTLVAGQLVLERVFGYNAALSIVIEFVGGLAFLFILVRGSAR; from the coding sequence ATGCCGGCTGACCGCCGCGTCCTCTCGCCGATGGTCGTCCTGGGCGGCCTGTCGGCGCTGACCCTGCTGTCGATCGCCCTGTTCATGACGCTGGGCGCGCGGGGCAAGTGGGACTTCATCCTGGCCTTCCGCGGCACCAAGGTCGCGGCGATGGTGCTGGTCGGCTACGCCGTCGCCGTGTCGACCGTCCTGTTCCAGACGATCACCAACAACCGCATCCTCACCCCGTCGGTGATGGGCTTCGACCATCTCTTCCGGCTGATCCAGACGGCGCTGGTCTTCCAGTTCGGCAGCGGGCTGGTGGCGTCGCTCGACCCCCGCCTGCGCTTCGGCGTGGAGGTGGCGTCGATGGTCGTCTTCTCCGGCCTGCTCTACTGGTGGCTGTTCAACGGGGCGGGACGGGGCGACAACCGGCGCAGCCTCCATCTGCTGCTTCTCGTCGGCATCGTGTTCGGCGTGCTGTTCCGCAGCGTGACCAACTTCCTCCAGCGCGTCATCGACCCCAACGCCTTCCTGACCGTGCAGGACCGGCTGTTCGCCAACTTCAACCGGGTGGACGTCGAGCTTCTGGCCGTCTCGGCGCTGGTCGTGCTGGCGGTGTCCCTGGCCGGCTGGCGGTGGATGCGCACCTACGACGTGCTGGCGCTGGGGCGCGACGCCGCGATCAACCTCGGCGTGGACCACCGGCGCGCGGTGATGGGTGTGCTGGTGATGGTCTCGATCCTGGTGTCGGTGTCCACGGCGCTGGTCGGGCCGGTGACCTTCTTTGGGCTGCTGGTCGCCAACCTCGCCTATCTGGTGATCCGCTCGCACCGGCACGCGCTGATCCTGCCGGCCGCGGTGCTGCTCGCCGTGCTGACGCTGGTCGCCGGCCAGCTCGTGCTGGAGCGGGTGTTCGGCTACAACGCCGCGCTCAGCATCGTCATCGAGTTCGTGGGCGGTCTCGCCTTCCTGTTCATCCTGGTGCGGGGTTCGGCCCGATGA
- a CDS encoding ABC transporter ATP-binding protein: MIDVKNITKRYNGAVVVNGVSLSLPAGGVISLIGANGAGKSTLLSIISRLLPMSSGTVEIDGLDVTATPGEVLARRLSILRQDNQIMSRLTVEDLVAFGRYPHSKGRLTDEDRGHIRNALRYLDLEPLAGRFLDELSGGQRQRAFIAMVLCQDTEYILLDEPLNNLDVKHAVAMMKLFRRTADEFGKTIVLVLHDINFASCYSDRIVAMRDGRVVHQGPPEEIITPEVIRDVYGVEAQVMENAGQRIALYYQ, from the coding sequence ATGATCGACGTCAAGAACATCACGAAGCGCTACAACGGCGCCGTCGTCGTCAACGGGGTGTCCCTGTCCCTGCCGGCGGGCGGGGTGATCTCGCTGATCGGGGCGAACGGGGCGGGCAAGTCGACGCTGCTGTCGATCATCAGCCGCCTGCTGCCGATGTCCTCGGGCACGGTGGAAATCGACGGGCTGGACGTGACCGCCACGCCGGGCGAGGTGCTGGCCCGCCGCCTGTCCATCCTGCGCCAGGACAACCAGATCATGTCCCGCCTGACGGTGGAGGACCTCGTCGCCTTCGGCCGCTACCCGCACAGCAAGGGCCGCCTGACCGACGAGGACCGCGGGCACATCCGCAACGCGCTGCGCTATCTAGACCTGGAGCCGCTGGCCGGCCGCTTCCTGGACGAGCTGTCGGGCGGCCAGCGCCAGCGCGCCTTCATCGCCATGGTGCTGTGCCAGGACACCGAATACATCCTGCTGGACGAGCCGCTGAACAACCTCGACGTCAAGCACGCCGTGGCGATGATGAAGCTGTTCCGCCGCACCGCGGACGAGTTCGGCAAGACCATCGTGCTGGTGCTGCACGACATCAACTTCGCCTCCTGCTACTCCGACCGCATCGTCGCGATGCGCGACGGCCGGGTCGTGCACCAGGGACCGCCGGAGGAGATCATCACCCCGGAGGTCATCCGCGACGTCTACGGCGTCGAGGCCCAGGTGATGGAGAACGCCGGCCAGCGCATCGCGCTGTACTACCAGTAA
- a CDS encoding 5'-nucleotidase C-terminal domain-containing protein: MPNRGSGGVGCFSGWRAVLAACAVAALGAVAPAASAAELSIVFTSTMADIEPVEGEGGLANLATLLRAKRGEGNTLFLHGGASLTAGVLSTFDRGAHMIDLLNELQPDLMAVTKRDLGFGKDELTLRSYEARFPFVSATTIDRNTGKVMEGLEPSALLDTPVGKIGVVSAISPELTVQYIVPDIEVRPPATIAAEARALRAQGANYVVAILDNAPEAVEALRGEPAIDALLQLSATGKDVLEADKGKVFGVHVNVKGSAFVLRLDGDGKAPPALAGADIVPLAGLPPDPAMEKRVGVYLARLSELLDINIGTTATPLDTRRAAVRTGENAFASLIADAMRGHFNTDVAFINGGNIRGNRQYEAGTVLTRRDIQRELPFRDTIIAVPLTGKALREALEVSAAGVDNQKGSFLHPSNMAVVYDLTQPAGSRVVSVTVGGKPLDPDASYSVALPNYLAQGGDGYGMLKSPVASSSSGAGGKLLWEIMAQHLTDRGTVSPRIDGRITAR; encoded by the coding sequence ATGCCGAATCGCGGCAGTGGTGGGGTGGGGTGTTTTTCCGGCTGGCGTGCCGTCCTGGCCGCCTGCGCCGTCGCGGCCCTCGGCGCCGTCGCGCCGGCCGCGTCGGCGGCGGAGCTGTCGATCGTCTTCACCTCGACGATGGCCGACATCGAGCCGGTGGAGGGCGAGGGCGGGCTCGCCAACCTCGCCACGCTGCTGCGCGCCAAGCGGGGGGAGGGCAACACCCTGTTCCTGCACGGCGGCGCGTCGCTGACCGCGGGCGTCCTGTCGACCTTCGATCGCGGCGCCCACATGATCGACCTGCTGAACGAGCTGCAGCCCGACCTGATGGCGGTGACCAAGCGCGACCTCGGCTTCGGCAAGGACGAGCTGACCCTGCGCAGCTACGAGGCGCGCTTCCCCTTCGTCAGCGCCACCACCATCGACCGCAACACCGGCAAGGTGATGGAGGGGCTGGAGCCGTCGGCTCTGCTCGACACGCCGGTGGGAAAGATCGGCGTGGTGTCGGCGATCTCGCCCGAACTGACCGTCCAGTACATCGTGCCGGACATCGAGGTGCGCCCACCCGCCACGATCGCCGCGGAGGCCCGCGCGCTGCGCGCCCAAGGCGCGAACTATGTGGTCGCCATCCTGGACAACGCCCCGGAGGCGGTGGAGGCGCTGCGCGGCGAGCCCGCCATCGACGCGCTGCTCCAGCTCTCCGCCACCGGCAAGGACGTGCTGGAGGCCGACAAGGGAAAAGTCTTCGGCGTCCACGTCAACGTGAAGGGGTCGGCCTTCGTCCTGCGGCTGGACGGCGACGGCAAGGCGCCGCCCGCGCTGGCCGGGGCCGACATCGTGCCGCTGGCCGGGCTGCCGCCGGACCCGGCGATGGAAAAGCGGGTCGGCGTCTATCTGGCCCGGCTGTCGGAGCTGCTGGACATCAACATCGGGACGACGGCGACCCCGCTCGACACCCGCCGCGCCGCCGTGCGCACCGGCGAGAACGCCTTCGCCTCGCTGATCGCCGACGCCATGCGCGGCCACTTCAACACCGACGTGGCCTTCATCAACGGCGGCAACATCCGCGGCAACCGCCAGTACGAGGCGGGGACCGTGCTGACCCGCCGCGACATCCAGCGCGAACTGCCCTTCCGCGACACCATCATCGCCGTCCCGCTGACCGGCAAGGCCCTGCGCGAGGCGCTGGAGGTCAGCGCCGCCGGGGTGGACAACCAGAAGGGCAGCTTCCTCCACCCGTCCAACATGGCGGTGGTCTACGACCTGACGCAGCCGGCGGGCAGCCGCGTCGTCTCCGTCACGGTGGGCGGCAAGCCGCTCGACCCGGACGCCAGCTACTCGGTGGCCCTGCCCAACTATCTGGCCCAGGGCGGCGACGGCTACGGCATGCTGAAGTCGCCGGTCGCCTCCTCCTCCTCGGGAGCCGGCGGGAAGCTGCTGTGGGAGATCATGGCCCAGCACCTGACCGACCGGGGAACGGTGTCGCCCCGCATCGACGGCCGCATCACCGCGCGTTGA
- a CDS encoding ABC transporter permease, with protein sequence MPLATLGIGLLAIWSLFVGASDVGLATLFGDAPGQAAQVLLVSRLPRTLALILAGAAMAVSGLLLQMLVRNRFVEPSTAGTAESAIFGMMMVSLLAPEMPVLGRMAVASLCALAGTGLFLAILRQVPLRSPLVVPLVGIMLGGVITAMTDFIAYRRDLIQSVRGWEMGDFSAILLGRYELLWLSAALTVVAYLAADRFTVAGMGRDVATNLGIDHRKVMALGLVIVSMTTAAVIATCGMIPFLGLIVPNVVSLVRGDNMRGSLPWVALMGAGLVLACDIAGRLVIHPYEIPIGTMMGVIGSALFLYLLLRRSGHAG encoded by the coding sequence GTGCCGCTGGCCACGCTGGGCATCGGCCTGCTGGCCATCTGGAGCCTGTTCGTCGGCGCCAGCGACGTCGGCCTCGCGACTCTGTTCGGCGACGCTCCGGGGCAGGCCGCGCAGGTCCTGCTGGTCAGCCGCCTGCCCCGGACGCTGGCGCTGATCCTGGCCGGCGCCGCCATGGCGGTGTCGGGGCTGCTCCTGCAGATGCTGGTGCGCAACCGCTTCGTGGAGCCCTCCACCGCCGGGACCGCGGAGTCGGCCATCTTCGGCATGATGATGGTCTCGCTGTTGGCCCCGGAGATGCCGGTGCTCGGACGGATGGCCGTCGCCAGCCTGTGCGCTCTGGCCGGGACGGGGCTGTTCCTGGCGATCCTGCGGCAGGTGCCGCTGCGCTCGCCGCTGGTCGTGCCGCTGGTCGGCATCATGCTGGGCGGGGTCATCACGGCGATGACCGACTTCATCGCCTACCGCCGGGACCTGATCCAGTCGGTGCGCGGCTGGGAGATGGGGGACTTCTCCGCCATCCTGCTCGGCCGCTACGAGCTGCTGTGGCTGAGCGCCGCCCTGACCGTCGTCGCCTATCTGGCGGCCGACCGCTTCACCGTCGCCGGGATGGGGCGGGACGTCGCCACCAACCTGGGCATCGACCACCGCAAGGTGATGGCGCTGGGGCTGGTCATCGTGTCGATGACCACCGCGGCGGTGATCGCGACCTGCGGCATGATCCCCTTCCTGGGGCTGATCGTCCCCAACGTCGTCAGCCTCGTCCGCGGCGACAACATGCGCGGGTCCCTGCCCTGGGTCGCGCTGATGGGGGCCGGGCTGGTGCTGGCCTGCGACATCGCCGGGCGGCTGGTCATCCACCCCTACGAGATCCCGATCGGGACGATGATGGGGGTGATCGGCAGCGCCCTGTTCCTCTATCTCCTGCTGCGGAGGAGCGGCCATGCCGGCTGA